In Lagenorhynchus albirostris chromosome 1, mLagAlb1.1, whole genome shotgun sequence, the sequence ctgcgtgtccggagcttgcgctccgcaacgcgagaggccacaacagtgagaggcctgcgtaccacaaaaaaaaaaaagagagagatggtaGCCCTCAGAATGACTGTCCCTTGAGAAGACCAACCACTCACTTGGCCAGTTTATTACATCAGACCTCCTCCAACCAGGAGAGGAAGAAATTCTTCCTCAACAGAATCAATACCTACCCtggatatagattttttttttctatgcccAGAGCTCCTCTGCCAGCTCTGCTCTCCAAAGGCCTGCCTGCTGCCTGATGGATCTTGCATACATCACTTCAGAGCGAGGGCCACATGGTACAGCAAAAGAGGTGCGGCAATGGGTTAGGACTGCAGGACCTTCTGTTCCTAATAGAGGCCATATCACCCCGAAGCAGCTGGCCAGATAGAAGATTGGAATTACCTTCAGCTGCTAAGACATCAGATTGGGGACCTCATCCTACAAGGTTGAGGGTCTGTCCACCAGGGTGTAGAGTAAGAATGGAACCAATGGCCCACATATGATACTACATCCAAATAGCTAGAAGACGCCGGCGGAAGTGGGAGTGACCACTCTTCTCATCACTCCCGGAAACCCATGTGAAGGATTTGTGCTTCCTGTCCCTGAAGCAGTAGCTTCCACTACATTATTATCCAGGGGATGAATTCTTCCTCCGGGTACAGTAAGGGTTCCACTGAACCTGAAGCTATGACTACCATCTGGTCACTCTGAGCTCTGTATTCTGATGGACCAGCAAAGAAAGGAGTTACTGTCTCGGTGGGGGTAATTGACCCTGGTTATCATGAGAAGCCACGGTGCTGCTGTACAATGAAGACAGAGAGGAGCACGTCTGGAACTCAGGCTATTCTCTGGGGCATCTCTGGGTGCTTATATCCTAAGTGAAAATGGTGAATGGCCTATTGCAGCAACCGTATTTTGACAAAAGCAAGGCAACTAAAGTCTCAGACTCCTTAAGTCTGAAAGTCTTGGTCACCCTACCAAGCAAGCAACCTAAGCCAATTTAAATGATTGTTGAAGGCGAGGGAAATCTCGCGTGAGTGGTGGAGAAAGAAGATGGATATCAATTGCCCTCTTCAGTCCAGGTGCATCGGCAACTCTAGCTTCTCCCCCTAATTTTTGTGCATTTAGccttttgtggatattgaaagaaactgaaaaattggACTTAAGTTTGGCATGAGAGGGTCTGAGAGGCGCAAGAGGCTGACGGTGGCTGACACCCTGATGTCCCATGTTACACATCATCAGCCCACTCTGTCCTCAGCCACAAGCGTAACAGGCAGTTCCATGTAAGCTCAGGTTGACGGCATCCCAAGCCAGTGGGCACCGTGCAACCTTTCTACTTCCTACGGCAAGGCTGCAGTCGTTGTTTTTAAAgaccacaaattctttgatgcTCATCCCATCAAGAGGTAGAGTCTCTCTGCTTCTTGATTTCGGGCTTGGacacgtgacttgctttggccagggTGATATTAGCCAGCATACCATGAACAGAGACTTGCAAAGTGCTTGCTCTTTGTGACTCGCCTTTTCAATAATTCTTTGACCTACGCAGTCCAGGCCAATATGGTAGGAAGAGTCAAGTAAAATTACCACCATCAAAGACCCAAAAGATGTGTGGATGGTGGTCCCTCCAAAATATTCATTTGATTCATCTGTCTGGCATCTACATAACGCATAACCTAGATGGATCATGGCAGATGGTGGTGGACTAATGTGAACTTAAACAGGTTAAACAGGTGGTAATTCTAATTATAGCTGATGTGCGGGATATGATATTTTTTTACTGGAGCAGATCAATCAACCCTCTGGAATATGATATACGGTTACTGATTTAGTGAGTGGTTTAGTCTCAACACCTATGAAGACAGAGGAGCAGAAGCAATTCAGCACTATGTCGTAAGGTCATCAATACACCTCAGCTCCGCGTTAAATCTGCTGCCCTCTGTTCCAGCCCGGGCAGGAGAGACCTTGACCGTCTTGATCTTTTGCATGACGTCATGCTAGTTCACTATACTGACGACACCATATGCTAATGGGATCTGTTAAGCAGGAAGAGGCAAGTACTTTGGACATGCTGGTGGGTCTCATATATGCCAGATAATGGGAGATTAAAGACAATTCGGCGGATTGGCACATCAGTGAAATGTTTACAGGTCCAGTGGTCTGAGCATGCCGAGACATCTTCTCTAAGGGAAGGGAAGATTGCTCTCTTTTGCATCTCCTACCACTAAAGAGGAGGTACAGCTATGTAAAGGGGCTCTTTGTATTTTAGAGGCAACAGATACTGCACCCACCTATTGAGTGATCCAGAGACTTCCAGCTTTGAATAGGACCCAGAGCAAAGTGGGCTTCGCGGTGCGTTCGGGATGCTTTTTGAGCCACAGGATCCAGCACATCTGATGGAAATAAAAGTGTCAGGACTGGATTGGAATGCTGTTTGGACTCTCTGGCGCTCCCTGATAAAAGAGTTGCCGCAAAGCCCTCCAGAATGTGGGGCAGGTCCACACTCTCCCCAGCACTTAGGAAACAGCTCCTGGGAGCTGTCAGCCCTGGTAGACATACAGCAGAGGGTCATGGCCACAAGTGACTATGCAGAAGAGCTTCCCGTCATGAGCTGTTATCTGACCCACTGAGTCATAGGAGAGTCAGTCACAGGGCAGGCATGCCCAGGAGCCATCTGGCATGTAATGGTAGTGGCACTTTTGAATCAGGCTCAAGCCAGTGCAGAAGACAGGAGTAAATTCCAACAGATCCACCACCTCTTCTCTCTCAAGCCCCACCCACGGCCCCTGGGGAGTTCCTGATAACCAGCTGGTGGTAAAATGACGGGCTTGGGCCAGTGACCCACTCGTGGAATTTGTGCTTCTTGTCCCTAAAACTCTGTCAAGTTAGAGTTCCCAGGGATCTCTCCCAGGAGAGAACACTGAAACCGGGGACACGGCAGGTTTTGCTAATTACCACTTGGCTACTCGTTATTACTGGTAAAGTTTCCACAAATTGTCATTGACTCTGCAGGCCAGTGGACCAAGGACAAAACGGTACCAGATCCTATCACCACGAGAAGCTCCTACACGATGGGGACACAGGGAAGAGATTGTCGGGAGCTTGGGGATTCCCTGGGACGGCTCATCTTCAGGCTTCCAAGAGACAGCTGCTGGCCATCACCTTGAGAGGGGGTCTGCAACTGATTGGAATGACACcatcttgttttcattgaaaaagggggaaaagtgaGCCCCTGCATTATAACATGCAAGGAAAATAATAGATCCAGGGCAGCAAGGGGAAGACAGTAATGGACACAAGTGTTACGCGTCCCCCAGGTCCCCTCAGTGCTGCCCACCTCCTGAACCTCCCTGTGGCTTGTTCCTCCCCAGCTGTTTCTACTCCCAACTGACTCAGCACCCAGGTTGTCCTGGCACCTGGGACAGAATAGCCCTGTGCTCTGTGGACGCTGGACACCTCTCCTTGGTTGCCACGACGTTATCCGACCTACTTTACACACACCTGCAATGCtggcctccccttccctcctctgggtGAAGCCCCACATCCCACGCTGCAGGATCTGCACCCTGACTGCCCACTGAAGGGCCAAATGAGGTAACGTGGAAGGGTGCCCTCCTCATAGGGCAAACTTCGGCCAATGGAAAACTGAAGGCATCTAGGCAGACACATTTCCTCCCCTCTTCCGTCTCAGGAAGTGCTGAGGAAATTCCCCCTCCCAGTCTATCCAAAGAAGTCCCACGGGCCAAGCGCACTCACCTGCCAAGCATCTGCTCGCCCCTTTGGGCTCGCTGTGAAATGGTACCAGCGTGGCGATGCCTCACTTCACACGGGGCCGCACTCTGCTAGcctttctctgtctcccctccTTGCTCCCTGGTTTGCATCTCCCCTGAAAAAGCATCGTGCCAACTTCATCTTTGCCTCAGGCTGTTTTCTAGAAAACCCAGGCTAAGCCGTACTTCAcgtatttactttcattttgaaatttttattggataaaatatttaaagctgtggtcttttctttctgtcattgTTTCCCCACTCAGGGAGTCAGAACAAGGAGTAACCCAGGCGGCCGGCAAAGGGCCTGAGAAGGGATGTGGTCGGGAGCGGTCCATCCCGAGTTGCCACCACGAGGGGGCGCAGCCAGCTCGGTGGAAGAGAAGCAGCGCGTCTGCCCAGAGCTTCCAGATCAGGGCATCAGGCCGGAGTCTGCAATCCCCAGAGAGCCTCCTGCAAAGCCGAGATGGGCTGGTGTCCTCTCCCCGAGGGAACGCTGCTCTCCAAAGGTTCCTCTGCACGAGGGGGTTCCCAAcacccccctccctttccttccagtCCTGGTTCCCGTTGATTGCCGTACAGCATCCAGGTCAGTCCCCGGGGCCACTCCCTGGCTGGGGCCCCCCTCCCGGGAGctgccctgccccaaggctggCCCACCTTTTCAGGGATGTCATTGGGATCATTGGCCTTTGGAGGACCCAGGGCTGCCATCTGCCCCTGGGCAGCATATGGGACACAGGAAAGGCTGGACAGCACGGACCTTGTGCCCTGATCCCCAGGGCCAGGCATTTGAGGGGTAAGTCATGGGAACAGAGTGGGCGTAGGGCTGACAGATGTCATTGTGGTGATCTGGAAGGGGGACTCAGAGTAACGACGCCCTGGGACTTAGAGGCTGTTGCCACTGGCCAGCGGGGAGAGTGCTGGATCGTCAGTTCCCTCCTAAGCCTCGCGGGGAAGGCACATGGAAGAAACAACCAAAGGGGGGCCCAGCCGAGCTCCCCCCCGGTGTCCACTCTTCACGGTGTCCCCGTGGGTGACCCAGCCTGTTCTTTGTCCCCTGCCCACTGACTCCCCTCCTCTCAGTGCAAAGGGGAGGGGCTGGCCCCCACCATGCAGCCCCCTCTCTCTGGGGACACCTCTCTCAGTCCGCCTGGCTTCTCTCCTTCCAGCTCAGAATGCCCTGTGTCCTTGGGAATCCCAACACTGCTTCCTCTTTACGTCTATCTAGAAGTTCACTAGCCAGCTCAGCCCTTGCTAAACAATTCTGAAACAGTCCTTGGATCTCCTTGGAAAAAATAAGAgttccccttcctctcctggccTCCCAGATTTCACCTATTGATAACGTAGTACAGACTGGGATGCTGACTGCACTCAGGGGAAAGACTTGGCAGGCAGAGGCAGCCGGCAGAactgcccccttccccccatAGGGCTGGGGCGAGCTGAGGCAGGGCCCCTCCCAGCTAAAGTGGGACTCGTGTGCCCCTGCTCAGGCTGGGGAAGGGCCCAAGGGCTCCTGCACAGAGTGGGCCGGGGTCTCTAGCTCACAGGGAGCAGAGTGAAGGTCAGGGCAACTGGGGGGCATGGAGTGTTGACAGGGCTTATCCTGCGAGACAGCTCCTGACCTCCAGGTTCTGGACTTTGCCCACCCACCCCTGAGAAACAGCCGCCCTCTGGGTCCAGGAGCGCCTCTGCTGACCGAGCTTGACCCAGCTCTCCCTTCACCCTGTGACCCCAATGACAGCTTCCTGGGCAAAGACCCCCTAGCCCACCAGGTACTTGGCAGCCCTCAGCATGGGTTCCTCCTTCAGGGGGTGGCTCTGCCCCAAACCAAGACAAGGTGCTCTTAACCGCCCACCACAGGGCCCAGACCAGGCAGCGAGGGTGACAAAATTTTACTACCTGTCCTGGGGACCCCAAACTGGGTCCCCTCCACCACTCCTGGCTACACTTCAGGAAGCTGCAGCCCTGGGGTCTTGGCCAAGCCCTAGGTGGGCCCTGGCCCTCCAGGAGGGGACGATGttgccctccttccccccagcctaGGCCTAAGCCTCCCAGCCCCTCAGTCCTCCACCTGGATCAACTCTTCACGGAATAACTGGCAGGATTGGCCAGTCCCTTTGGGAGGAGCCCGGCCGCAACTCAGGCCCCATCACATAATATACCAGTGTGACGGGTCTTGTTTTGAAGTAAAACCCTAGGCATCCTTTGCTCTATTAtatagacttaaaaaaagaaaaaacaaaacaaaacgattTTCTAGTTTCAAAAGTACTTCACTGTAGAAAATGtccaaactaaataaaatatcaaataagaaatttaaaattattcataattccAACAGACTCAAGCACTACAGACATGGGTACGTGTTAAACAAACTCCTTTCTACACCATGTTTGTACAAAataccattttgttttaaaaaatctgaacagggagttccctggtg encodes:
- the LOC132515178 gene encoding uncharacterized protein LOC132515178, whose protein sequence is MPSAGGTKVFVLRRRRRGHLWDEDAFRWRGRSLSGQRLRYLLGDLEGGACPEEDVLAQGVRESEQGVTQAAGKGPEKGCGRERSIPSCHHEGAQPARWKRSSASAQSFQIRASGRSLQSPESLLQSRDGLVSSPRGNAALQRFLCTRGFPTPPSLSFQSWFPLIAVQHPGQSPGPLPGWGPPPGSCPAPRLAHLFRDVIGIIGLWRTQGCHLPLGSIWDTGKAGQHGPCALIPRARHLRGKSWEQSGRRADRCHCGDLEGGLRVTTPWDLEAVATGQRGECWIVSSLLSLAGKAHGRNNQRGAQPSSPPVSTLHGVPVGDPACSLSPAH